One Arachis hypogaea cultivar Tifrunner chromosome 18, arahy.Tifrunner.gnm2.J5K5, whole genome shotgun sequence genomic window, TTAGATTTCgggaaaattattctaaaaactAACTCCAACTTCGTGGTTGAACTTCTAAAAAATCCGGACATTATTACTAAGCACCTGAAACTATTGTGAGGAAGATTGCAGATTTACTCACCAGAGAGTGGAAAGTTGGAATCGGTCATACtttcagaaaaataaatagagggTTGACTTCTTAACCAATGAGAGCTTGAAAGAAAAACCTATTACGattccaaaaataaataaataactactaTATCTACGAGGTTCATATATAGACAAAATGTAAAAATCAATACCCGAAGATcgaaggaaaaaaatattttaagggTAAAGTTTCTTCCGAtcgaaaagacaaaaaaaaaactttataatATTACAGACCTACGGCCTATATAGATAGCAAAGTTTGAATTTCCATAACAAAAAAAGAAGTTTGAATTTCAAGAcctaaaaaatgataaatttcagattttatacatattatcaaaaaataaaatatggtgACATTTTTTAAAccgttaaaaacttaaaatatgaacaaacACCTAAATTAATTCTAACAAATTTTAAatcgaatattttaatttttaattaatttttattattttaaaaatctttaatatttatttatttttgtgagataaattgatttattttttttaaataatatttttaataatcttttaaatttaaatttttataataaaattaataaaaaatttatcgaATAAAAAATCTATGCTATTAGACTATTcgctaatatatatattttttaaaaataatatatattagtgAACCCTCTTTTTTGTTCTCATTTATCCATGGCAGGCAGCAGTGGCGaaatatttgattttcagtttttgCGGCCGGAAAAGAGGCTTGTGGTTTTGGCGGGAAGGAGCAGAGAGTGAAGGAGTGAAAGATGGCGAACAAGCTCATCAAGCAGATGGGATTGCCAAATTCCATTGCTAACATCTTCACTGCTCGCAACATCATCACCGCcaaggttctctctctctctctctctctctctctctctctctctctctctctctctctcttcagaTTCTGTTTTCGTAGAACAACTAATTTACATCATTCTTTAGTTCTGTTAGCTTCAAGCTCTTTCGGTTCCCCTTCACTAGAATCGAGGTCCTCCATTTCCTATTCtccgttattattattaattaaataagtaactaattaataaataaattgcaGGATGCATTGTCTCTGACTGAATTTGAGTTGATGGAACAATTGGACGTTGGGATGGCAGAAGTAAAATCTGCAATGGCACATATCAGTGAAGTTGTTTGTCCGCCTTGTCAAACTGTACTCCTAGCTGCTCATTTTCCCTTTAgatttcttttttaataattattttacacgaatttttcttcaatttgttGAAAAACTGGTGGATATTGTGTTAGGCATTGCTTCTGATGGAGCAGCGAGTGCGCGATGAGAGATCGGCCGGTCATCTTCCAACTCGTTTGAGAGGATTAGATGAGGCCTTGTGTGGCGGCATACCCTTTGGTGTTGTGACAGAGTTGGTTGGTCCTGCTGGAATTGGCAAAACGCAGGTACATTATTAGGGTTTCTAGGGCttaattatttgtttgtttaCCTGCTTTATCAATGTCAGGATATCCATATCCATAAGTGACTTCATTAGTGTGTATgaatttatttattctaaattgtcattgttggatcgGCCAAGACTTTTGTACCAAAAGAAAGAGCTTTCCAGAGTGAGACATGTTTGTTTGCCAAGCTAGGTTATAGCTAATCAGTTAGTTATGAACATATAACTTATATACTGTATAAAAACATAAATACAATCATACAACTCTCTGCATAGTTGTGATTTACCATTATACAGCTCAATTCAATCATTGCCTCAACTCCCACTATCTGTTTAGCTCCTTTCTGTAGCACTTGTACAAGTTGACTGAAGTTTTGTCCATTGGAAATGCTTTCATCATATGAAAGAGCACCTGCATTATATTATAATCTGGTGCCTATTCTAAGTTATAAGAAAAGATGTGTATCGCATGTCCTTTGTTATATTCTTGGGGTTATGCATATGGATATGGGCATCTACATGCTTTCAGCAATTCCACCGGCTTGTAAAAGTATTGTTTTTCCAGTTATTGTTAATCGGATGGGTGAATTTTTATTTGCAGTTTTGCTTGAAGCTCTCCCTGCTGGCATCTTTGCCGGAAAATTGTGGAGGCTTAGATGGGCGTGTCATATATATTGATGTTGAATCCAAATTTAGTTCAACAAGGTATTTGAAGCACATGAGCTCTGTCTAGCTGCCCTGAATCATATGAATAAAATGCAGAATTCTTTATCTGTGAATTTCATTGTTTTTTTCCAGGTTGATACAGATTGGAATAGAGAATTTTCCTGAAATATTTCTCAAGAAAGGAATGGCACAGGAGGTATGCTggttatttctttctctttttcttatctgGACTACGTTTTCATCCCAATTGAACTTGATAATCTCTATGAGCCTGATGAAAATTATCTTTGCTTGAGTTATTGCAGATGGCTGGTAGAATCGTTATTCTGCGTCCCACATCACTTTCTGAGTTCACTGAGAGGTGTGAATTTCCTTAAGACTTTAGCAAGGATGTTCAATTTTAGGTGCCGGAGTAGTGaatttaaagaaaagaaacatacTGATGATTGTTCATGTACAAAGAAACCTGTGTAGTCTTAAAGAGATTATGCAATAGTTTGGAGAAGACTGAACAGTAGAGGAAGGTCACGATGACATAACAAATACAAAGCTCTCATTAAGgacaaaaaacaaagaaatttaGACAGGGTTTGTGCATCTAAGTAGTTTTACTATTAGCTTAGACCTCGTTCAGAAGGGTCTGGTGTTCATGATTAACCTTCACGGAAGACTGAAAATTCCTCTGATCATTCTGATTGGTCCGTTCATGATTGCACAACAAGGCTTAGTGATCATGAACACACAATCAAAAGGATCAAAGGTGAAAGCCTGATACCGTGTGGGTTGATccacaatattattttttagttattttgcaAATTGGTCTGCCATATCTTATTGCTCCTGTTAAATTGTTTATGTACTGTGTGATGTGTTGATGCTACCAGTTTGCACCATGTCCAAGTATCACTCCTCCAGAAACAAGTGAAGTTGCTCATCATTGATAGCATGGCTGCCCTTGTTTTAGGGTGAGACTGACTTTTGGAcaataatgtgaacaatggaaTCAAATATTCTCATCAAAATTTTAAGTATATAGTGTTCTCCTCTTCATGGATGTCTCATGCATAGAAATTGGTTGGTTTTTCTATCCAGTGAGCATGATTGTGGAGCTTCTAGACAACAAGCATTGGGTTGGCATGTTTCTTTTATCAAGTAAGAACCATGAACCAATACGATCTTTCTTGTTACATGTATGATATTATTCTGAAGAGAGATTGTAATGCAATAATTCCTCTGAGGCTGTACTGATTATGCATGTCTCTAGGTCACTTGCAGAATTTTCACGAATTCCAATagtagtgacaaatcaagtaagATCTCAAATTGGTGATGAACCTCTTACGTTTTCCTTTCAAGGTATGATGGACAAACTATCTTTTGGAGACTTTCAACTCCTATATTGACATATAACTATCCCTTCTAAGCAGTACGAAGCCACTCTATAAAAAAAGAAGATCGTGCTGCATATGATTCTCATCTTGTTGCTGCTCTGGGCATTAACTGGGCTCATGCTGTGACCATCCGTCTTGTACTTGAGGCCAGATCAGGTTGGCTGTGTTTTTGTAGATGTGCTCACTTGATTTTCGAAAGCATTTTTCTGTAACAAATGCATGTAGATGGCTCCTCAGCATGAATCAAATTATTGGGATATGAGTAGGGATAATAAGTTCAAGTTATGGTTATGACTTCCAGATCAATATTCCAACTTTCAAGCAtctattgtatatttttttatttgatgacTTACAATTTCCTATTATTTTAGCCAAAAGAGGAAGAAGTAAGAAATCAATACTGGTTTGTAATCTGCCCTTCTGTTTGTAAAAGAAGAATTTTGTGCATGAATGTTCATTGAATGTCTCTATACTCAGTTAAAATTCTCATAAGTTTTGGCTAGAAACTTCACACGTGATTTGAACTTGAAAATTACAAAGGTCTGATAAACTTTTAGCAATTAGATGAAAAGGGCAATGAGAGATAGGATTGGAGTACAAGATAACTATATCTTACTCAAAAGTCTGAATGACTGTGATGCATAGCACTAACCTTACTAACACAATATAACCTGGCTCAAGAAACACATGATCGATAATATTCTAACAAAATATGTCAGTCACCATTTGAATATTGCAATATGTGATTGTTGTCATACAAATTTAAATTCTAGAAGCTCATTTTCTTGCAGGTCAAAGATTTATCAAGTTAGCAAAATCTCCGATTTCTCCTCCTTTGGCTTTCCCTTTTAACATAACTTCATCAGGGTTGGTTCTTCTGGATGATGATGGGATAGAGATGAAAGGATCAGAAATAAACACTATCCACTGCCAAGGTTTGTCATTGAGCTTCCTATTAATCTGTTAGGCCCTGCTGAATTCATTTTAAGTGAGTAAAAAATATGAAGTGGAAGTGTGGAACTCAAAAATAAGCTTTATTCCCATGAAAAAAGTTTTCTCGTTCTGGAGGAAGTTTTACATGGATTGATGTGCTGAACATGATGTCTAAATTGTCTCCCTGCATGTAAATAAGATATAGTCATAGGTCAAAGCATTGCTGAAGTTAGTTTTCTCAAGATTCTAATAATTATGCTGAGTATTGCAATTTTTAAGTTACACTTTTTCCCTAGGATTTAAGTTCTCCTTTATCTGCTTTAATTGATTAAATCTCAAATAATTActtaccaaaattcaaattttcatgCAAATATGCAGGCCAAAAAGCTTTGTTCAATTCTGAATGGGTAAGGTTCCAAATGATCAGTCGGTTGTATCTTAGTGTATGTCATGTCACTTGATTTAGTTATACCTAtatccttcttcatttttcagTGAATGTAGACTAGTTGCCTTAACCTGCTCAATTAATCCCTTTCTCCAAGACATTACAaggttagttttatttttatttgttttttgtgTTAATTTACAAGGTTTAATTGATATAAAATTCTTGCTTGTGGTGTATATATTATCGACTACTCTTTCATACTTGAGGTTATTTTAGTTCATGTTTTTGGTTTGTTTAATTGGGGTGGATAAGTGAAATTTATCTTATAGCATTTCGAAATATTTGGAGTTCGTTTTAATTGATAATTTCTAAGAAATGCAACGCAACAAGTTTAATGACTTCAGTTATCAATCTTGGCTCTGCTGAAATCGGATATTGTAGATTTTTATTCTTTACTTAGATTTAGACATGGTTAGTTTTATACTTTTCACAAAGGAATTTGTGATAAACTGACCATCAATGCAACCTTAGGGAATAGGTCTTATAAAATACTGAAAACGTGATTAGATGATTAACCTGTCAAGTTAACTAGGACTAATAACTTAGGTATCATGTTTAAGTGTGGCTCGCCAAGAAAAAAGAATGGTTGACTTCTTAGATTGCTCGCAGAAACTCTGCTTTTATATAAAGCTGCAAGTAGCATATTCAATGCACCATAATATATAGTTGCTAATGAAGACATGTATATGAAGTTGGTCAAACGTTTCAGACTTATATCGCAATTCTTAAAAGTGATCATTCTAGATTTCTAATATTGTAGCACAGGATATCAAACTTTGAGTTTTACCgaacaaatttttattaaaatattaagctTATGAGTTTACTTTACTCATATTTGAGTTTTTACGCAAGTTAATTCGATTTGAAAAGCTAAGATGATGAACTCGTAAGAATTCAAACTCAgattataaacttgcaagaagttACCTGTCAAGAATTTGGTAATCATGTTAGAAATCAATTTCTTGCTCAATggaatcaaattatttttaaacataaaatatggaCTTTCAACAAGTCTAGTTCTAAAGTATCTGCCATAAATTtatttcttgtaaaaaaaaatgaatcCTTTTTATAACAGTCTATATATTATTTAGCATAGTCTATACATCGAGTAAATTGAAAATATCCAAACCCAAGATTTAGTTAGGGGATATTAAAATGGAGTGAAATTGAACAGAAGAAATATTTGTATTGGAAAAAATGTATAAAGTAGAAAATGGTTATGGATATTCAGCTGTAGAAGATGATAAAGGGATTTTAAATGAAAATAACCCACAAGTTTATAAAAATTGGTAAAACAGCTTTACTTTTTCTGAATACCATGGTCCATGGCATTTAGCATATGGATTGTTATTATTGCGATTGTTTCCCTATATGTTAGCTAATAGCTATATGGCGTAATGTGTGTGCTTTTTGATGTGTAGGAGTCACTAATCGTTAATAAAGTAGGATTCTGTTTTTTACTTCATTACTCAGGTTTCAATATTGAATTGTTAAAAAATTGTTAACATTATCTTTCTTGATATATATTATGATTTTAATCAAaattcatttcctttattttcaaACTACTTCATACTCATatactaaattataaattcaatagACCTCAACTTAAGCTCTTAACTTACAATTCTTTTTGGGTATTACTGGAAATTCAATATAaaagtttttcctttttttattggattaaacatgctaaatttaaaatattcaaaaatgcaTTGTTCTGATGTTTCATTTTTATTCTCAATATCTTCATTGCACAAATACAAATAATTACTGTTGTAATTACTTCTTAGTCAGAACCTATAATGTATTAGATACGGTCATACGGATACCCTCAAACATGTTAGTGCTACTTTCTATCCATCTTAATGTTACCATTTCAGCTAGTATTTAAGTTTTCGATTTCGATTTCGATTCAGAACTGGATATATGCATGATCCAGGATAATATAGTATTTACCCACCTTTCAGTCACCATTAGTGCTAGCATTTTGCCATTTGGGCAatagattattatttattaagatCAATTGCCATCTGATTTAAGACTGCTAGGTATCAAGTTCCCAAATACACAATCCTAGGGGAAATACCAATATAGTAGTAGTAAACTAGAAGGTGCAGCACGTGATTCTCGATTAGATCAAAGGTCCATATCTACCCTGTACATTGATCTTTGATATCTTAGGAATCGCATATGAATCACGATGCAACTTTTTAAGACTATCTAgtttgattcagaaattttaacAAGAATATCTTGGCATGCACTCCATCCAGATTCAGCTTACAAGTAGCTTTTCTTTTCCTAAAGAACCGAGGAAAGGAACGTTTTCAATCTTAATAACACTAAAATATTTGGGACATAGTTTCTTGTCCACGGATAAAGAGGACAATATAGAATACTACCTAGTAGCTTTGGTTTCTTAATCGAGAGAAAGTGTTTGTGACAACAAGCCAAAGATTccactcaatttttattttttgcttcttgTTATCCGTATAATATAATCACATGATTTCATTTAGACAAATTGGGTGTCCCTTAATAATTTATATGCTCCTATGTCGGTTGCAAAATGTGAATCATGTACCACGCAAAACGACCTGACTTGGtcagaattaaaaaaatagtacaaTGATCTCCGAAATAAACATCAGTATAATTAATCTATAGTACTGATGACTCTGCGCTGATGGTTGGGCT contains:
- the LOC112772941 gene encoding DNA repair protein RAD51 homolog 2 isoform X3, coding for MANKLIKQMGLPNSIANIFTARNIITAKDALSLTEFELMEQLDVGMAEVKSAMAHISEVVCPPCQTALLLMEQRVRDERSAGHLPTRLRGLDEALCGGIPFGVVTELVGPAGIGKTQFCLKLSLLASLPENCGGLDGRVIYIDVESKFSSTRLIQIGIENFPEIFLKKGMAQEMAGRIVILRPTSLSEFTESLHHVQVSLLQKQVKLLIIDSMAALVLGEHDCGASRQQALGWHVSFIKSLAEFSRIPIVVTNQVRSQIGDEPLTFSFQVRSHSIKKEDRAAYDSHLVAALGINWAHAVTIRLVLEARSGLVLLDDDGIEMKGSEINTIHCQGQKALFNSEW
- the LOC112772941 gene encoding DNA repair protein RAD51 homolog 2 isoform X1, whose product is MANKLIKQMGLPNSIANIFTARNIITAKDALSLTEFELMEQLDVGMAEVKSAMAHISEVVCPPCQTALLLMEQRVRDERSAGHLPTRLRGLDEALCGGIPFGVVTELVGPAGIGKTQFCLKLSLLASLPENCGGLDGRVIYIDVESKFSSTRLIQIGIENFPEIFLKKGMAQEMAGRIVILRPTSLSEFTESLHHVQVSLLQKQVKLLIIDSMAALVLGEHDCGASRQQALGWHVSFIKSLAEFSRIPIVVTNQVRSQIGDEPLTFSFQVRSHSIKKEDRAAYDSHLVAALGINWAHAVTIRLVLEARSGQRFIKLAKSPISPPLAFPFNITSSGLVLLDDDGIEMKGSEINTIHCQGQKALFNSEW
- the LOC112772941 gene encoding DNA repair protein RAD51 homolog 2 isoform X2, whose translation is MANKLIKQMGLPNSIANIFTARNIITAKDALSLTEFELMEQLDVGMAEVKSAMAHISEVVCPPCQTALLLMEQRVRDERSAGHLPTRLRGLDEALCGGIPFGVVTELVGPAGIGKTQFCLKLSLLASLPENCGGLDGRVIYIDVESKFSSTRLIQIGIENFPEIFLKKGMAQEMAGRIVILRPTSLSEFTESLHHVQVSLLQKQVKLLIIDSMAALVLGEHDCGASRQQALGWHVSFIKIFTNSNSSDKSIRSHSIKKEDRAAYDSHLVAALGINWAHAVTIRLVLEARSGQRFIKLAKSPISPPLAFPFNITSSGLVLLDDDGIEMKGSEINTIHCQGQKALFNSEW